The genomic region CCTTCGCGGCGCTCCCCGCCGACGGCGTCTACGCCGGTCGCGCGTTGCTGGAGAACGGCCTGGACTGGGCCGCCGCGATCTCGGTCGGCACTCCGCCGACCTTCCCTGAGGCCCGCGACCATCTCGAGGCGCACCTCGTCGACTTCGAGGGCGACCTGTACGACCAGCAGATCACGCTCGAGTTCGTCGAGCGGCTGCGTGACCAGCAGGCGTACGCGTCGCTTGCGGACCTTACCGCCGCCATCGCGGCCGACGTCGAAGCCACGCTCGAGATCGCAGGCTTCGACGATGAGGCGACCGACGGTGACGCTGCCGACGCGACTCTCGGCATGCTTGAGACCGCCACCGATGAACTCGTCGACGACCCTGCCGCACTCGATGCGGCGGAGGATGCAGCGCGCACCATCGTCGCGTGGCCGCCCAACCCCGACGACGAGCTGGTCGTGCTCTTCAACGACCTGCCTTACGATCCCACGCGTCTCGGCGAGATCGATGCGTTGCTACGCTCGGTGGGTATCGAGCCGGTCTGGTCGCCGTACCCGCCGCAGGATGCGGTGCTCATGCGCCTCGGCCTGCTCGGGGAGAACCGCTTCCGTGTGGAAGTGTGGAACTCGTGCATCGCCGAGGCCCGCGCCGCGCTTCAGGAGAGCGACTCGGCTCGCTGACGGTCACACTGAGCGACGCAGGCGTTTGGAGACACCCGGCACCGTGTGTGTGCTATACTCCGACGGTTGTTTGAAGCTACCCCTGCCTTAGAGGTTCGATTCCACCATCGGCCATCCCGGACAGGGGCGAATCCACGTGAAAGGTGGACTGCAATGCCGCTTCCCAAGGACGTAAAGGCCGGCATCATCGGCGAGTACAAGCGCGGTGAGACCGACACCGGTTCCGCCGAGGTTCAGGTCGCTCTGCTCACGCAGCGCATCCGTGACCTCACCGAGCATCTCAAGATGCACAAGAAGGATCACCACACCCGCCGTGGCCTTCTCAAGCTCGTCGGTCAGCGTCGTCGGATGCTGAACTACCTCAAGAAGAGCGACATCGAGCGCTACCGCGCAGTCGTCGCCCAGCTCGGGATTCGCGGGTAATCACAGTCGCACTGGGGAAGGCGGGGGCTCACAGCTCCCGCCTTCTTCTTGCAAGAGGGCACCGTTGCTTCGCGGTGCGAGCCCAAGGACCGCAGACGCGGAACGGGTACAAGAGGATGCGGGCGCACAGAGGCGCACCGCGAGAAGCGAGGCCGATACACATGGGGTGTACGGTCGTAGAAGAGGGAAGAAGAGAGATTTATGGCTAAAGTAGTAGAGACGTTTGAACTGTACGGCAAGGAATACACCCTCGAGACCGGCGAGTTGGCCAAGCAGGCCGGCGGCGCCGTTCTTGTTCGTCAGGGTGAGTCCATCGTGCTGGTCACCGCCACCGCGTCGAAGTTCCCGAAGGATCTGG from Coriobacteriia bacterium harbors:
- the rpsO gene encoding 30S ribosomal protein S15; protein product: MPLPKDVKAGIIGEYKRGETDTGSAEVQVALLTQRIRDLTEHLKMHKKDHHTRRGLLKLVGQRRRMLNYLKKSDIERYRAVVAQLGIRG
- the ribF gene encoding riboflavin biosynthesis protein RibF, giving the protein MPARIVTWSQDTANLGPAAVAVGVFDGVHVGHQALLADTVADARERSIAAVAVTFDRDPDQVVSPSTAAPQLLTLADKLDCIAETGVDVILVVPFTPLLAELAPESFVDGVLLSAMEPVSVHVGRDFRFGARAGGTVDTLSRLGASRGFQVRPHDLIESGGEPVTSTRIRGLVAAGDVAAAGELLCVPPRVSGTVHRGRGEGVKLGFPTANVAPVAFAALPADGVYAGRALLENGLDWAAAISVGTPPTFPEARDHLEAHLVDFEGDLYDQQITLEFVERLRDQQAYASLADLTAAIAADVEATLEIAGFDDEATDGDAADATLGMLETATDELVDDPAALDAAEDAARTIVAWPPNPDDELVVLFNDLPYDPTRLGEIDALLRSVGIEPVWSPYPPQDAVLMRLGLLGENRFRVEVWNSCIAEARAALQESDSAR